Proteins found in one Chloroflexota bacterium genomic segment:
- a CDS encoding aldolase/citrate lyase family protein: MRENPVKQLLSAGKPAIGTWLTLGDPLATESLAHMAFDWLNVDMEHGSIDVRETRALFQVINTTDVVPTARVPWNDHVWIKRVLDAGAYGVVVPMVRTRDEAERAVAACHYPPAGMRSIGSGRNHYAFRTTQAAYLEHANDQLLVVIQIEHADAIRRLDEILSVPGIDAAFIGPNDLCASLGLPPSTDSHHPDFEAAIGQVVSVAQKYGVAPGIHTSSGQALNMRLEQGFRYMGLANDQRLLIKGATDELDIIRREQ, translated from the coding sequence ATGCGCGAAAACCCGGTCAAGCAGCTTCTTAGCGCGGGGAAACCCGCAATCGGCACCTGGCTCACCCTAGGCGACCCGCTGGCGACGGAATCTCTGGCGCACATGGCATTTGACTGGCTCAACGTCGATATGGAGCACGGTTCCATTGACGTGCGTGAAACCCGCGCCCTGTTTCAGGTCATCAATACAACTGATGTCGTGCCAACCGCTCGCGTGCCCTGGAACGACCACGTGTGGATTAAGCGTGTGCTCGATGCCGGCGCATACGGCGTCGTAGTGCCGATGGTGCGCACGCGCGATGAGGCTGAGCGAGCCGTTGCGGCATGCCACTATCCTCCTGCCGGCATGCGCAGCATCGGCAGCGGGCGCAATCACTATGCCTTCCGCACAACACAAGCCGCGTATCTGGAACATGCCAACGATCAGTTGCTCGTAGTCATTCAGATCGAGCATGCCGATGCCATACGGCGGCTCGACGAAATCCTCAGCGTCCCCGGCATCGACGCCGCTTTCATCGGGCCGAACGATCTCTGTGCCTCTTTGGGCCTGCCGCCCAGCACCGATAGCCATCATCCGGACTTCGAAGCTGCCATTGGCCAGGTCGTATCGGTAGCTCAAAAGTACGGCGTGGCTCCCGGTATTCATACCAGCTCCGGCCAAGCGCTGAACATGCGGCTCGAGCAAGGCTTCCGCTACATGGGCCTCGCCAACGACCAGCGGCTTCTCATCAAGGGCGCAACCGATGAACTGGACATTATCCGGCGGGAGCAATAG